The Kroppenstedtia pulmonis genome has a segment encoding these proteins:
- the rpoD gene encoding RNA polymerase sigma factor RpoD, whose product MANEQNVDVEQELTLEQVKDQLADLGKKRGVLTYKEIMEKMSSFDQDPQQMDEFFETLNDQGIEVINEDEDSIDFNRNEDHADDNEVAEDDLSVPPGVKINDPVRMYLKEIGRVPLLSAAEEVELAERIEAGDEEARRRLAEANLRLVVSIAKRYVGRGMLFLDLIQEGNMGLIKAVEKFDYRKGFKFSTYATWWIRQAITRAIADQARTIRIPVHMVETINKLIRVSRQLLQELGREPTPEEIAGEMDLSPEKVREIMKIAQEPVSLETPIGEEDDSHLGDFIPDDDAQAPADAAAYELLKEQLKDVLDTLSDREENVLRLRFGLDDGRTRTLEEVGKVFGVTRERIRQIEAKALRKLRHPSRSKRLKDFLE is encoded by the coding sequence TTGGCAAATGAGCAAAATGTGGATGTGGAACAAGAGCTCACTTTGGAACAAGTTAAGGATCAGTTAGCAGACCTCGGTAAAAAGCGTGGGGTCCTCACCTATAAAGAAATCATGGAAAAGATGTCCTCATTTGACCAGGATCCACAACAGATGGATGAATTTTTTGAGACGTTGAACGATCAAGGCATTGAGGTTATCAATGAAGATGAAGACAGTATCGACTTCAATCGGAATGAAGATCACGCCGACGATAACGAAGTGGCGGAGGACGATCTGAGTGTACCTCCAGGTGTGAAGATTAACGATCCGGTTCGGATGTATTTGAAGGAAATTGGCCGGGTTCCGTTATTATCCGCCGCAGAGGAAGTGGAACTGGCTGAGCGGATTGAAGCAGGGGACGAAGAAGCAAGACGGCGTCTGGCAGAAGCGAACTTACGCCTTGTGGTTAGTATTGCCAAGCGGTATGTCGGTCGGGGCATGTTGTTTCTTGACTTGATCCAAGAAGGAAACATGGGCTTGATCAAAGCAGTTGAGAAGTTTGATTACCGTAAGGGATTCAAGTTCAGCACTTACGCCACCTGGTGGATCCGGCAGGCCATCACACGGGCCATTGCCGATCAGGCACGAACAATCCGAATTCCGGTTCACATGGTGGAGACGATTAACAAGTTAATCCGTGTATCCCGTCAATTGCTTCAGGAGTTGGGAAGAGAACCCACACCGGAAGAAATCGCTGGTGAAATGGATTTAAGTCCGGAAAAAGTAAGGGAAATCATGAAAATCGCCCAAGAACCGGTATCCCTGGAGACACCCATCGGAGAAGAGGACGATTCTCACCTCGGGGATTTTATTCCCGATGATGATGCTCAGGCACCGGCAGATGCGGCAGCATATGAATTGTTGAAGGAACAGTTGAAAGATGTTCTGGATACACTTTCAGACCGGGAGGAAAATGTGCTCCGTCTGCGTTTTGGATTGGATGACGGGCGCACTCGTACGCTGGAAGAAGTAGGGAAGGTATTTGGAGTCACCCGAGAGCGAATTCGACAGATAGAAGCTAAGGCACTTCGTAAACTGCGGCATCCCAGTCGAAGTAAACGATTAAAGGATTTTCTTGAATAA
- the dnaG gene encoding DNA primase → MGRIPEEVIDRVREYHDIVDVVSQTVQLKKSGRNFFGLCPFHSEKTPSFSVSPDKQIYYCFGCGSGGNVFKFVMELEQLSFVEAVHYLAEQAGIEIPRADGQEYDEEEEQRQQLRQIMELAAQLYHHLLTQTDHGREALSYLRRRGIESRTITTFQLGYAPDSYQFLLPFMKRRGFKETLLRDAGLVATREHPNGRVSYFDRFRHRVMFPIHDSQGRVIAFGGRSLKEGGPKYLNSPETALFHKGKFLFNLHRSRKEMRKNSQAVLFEGYMDLIAAWQAGVEGGVASLGTSLTESQARVIRRNAETAIICYDSDSAGIAAAERGLEVLKQQDCIVKVARMPDGMDPDDYIRKRGGNAFHTEVLAQAQPYTAFKLDSLRREYDLKDEEQRIRYLTQAVTIISELPLAIERDHYLRRLAEEFNISLEVLKQEQRNVASKKKKEANRDKGRGKWNNGYQIGKHMVGQKRRIPAHEEAEKRLLIAMMNDQHVAKKVQETIGPDFNVELHATIAAYLYAYYAEGNPAEPARFIHYVKDHHLIQEISSLIMQDRPEQILEEEIADYMKLIRYYPLNREMENVQKQVEQTERSGDALKAAQMGMEYIQRLREAKKGK, encoded by the coding sequence ATGGGGCGAATTCCCGAAGAAGTCATCGACCGGGTCCGGGAGTATCACGATATCGTCGATGTGGTCAGCCAGACTGTCCAGCTTAAAAAAAGCGGGCGAAACTTTTTCGGGCTGTGTCCGTTTCATTCCGAGAAAACTCCTTCATTTTCCGTCTCTCCTGATAAGCAAATCTACTATTGTTTCGGGTGTGGGTCAGGTGGCAACGTCTTTAAGTTCGTAATGGAGTTGGAGCAACTGAGCTTTGTGGAAGCAGTTCATTATTTGGCGGAACAGGCGGGTATCGAAATTCCTCGGGCGGATGGACAGGAATATGACGAAGAGGAAGAGCAACGTCAACAGTTGCGCCAGATCATGGAGTTGGCGGCTCAGCTTTATCATCACCTTCTGACACAAACGGATCATGGTCGGGAGGCTTTGTCATATTTGAGGAGAAGGGGAATCGAGAGTCGTACGATAACAACATTTCAACTTGGTTATGCTCCGGATTCCTATCAGTTTCTTTTGCCTTTCATGAAACGGAGAGGGTTTAAGGAAACCTTGCTGAGGGATGCGGGCTTGGTTGCCACACGGGAACATCCAAATGGGCGGGTTTCTTACTTTGACCGCTTTCGGCACCGTGTCATGTTTCCCATCCATGACTCTCAGGGACGAGTAATTGCCTTTGGTGGACGGAGTCTCAAAGAAGGAGGCCCCAAGTATCTAAACAGCCCAGAGACCGCTCTTTTTCACAAAGGAAAGTTTCTGTTCAACCTGCACAGGTCACGCAAGGAAATGCGGAAAAACAGTCAAGCCGTCCTTTTCGAAGGGTACATGGATTTGATTGCAGCTTGGCAGGCTGGAGTGGAGGGGGGAGTAGCTTCCCTTGGCACATCCCTGACTGAATCCCAAGCCAGGGTGATCCGACGGAACGCAGAAACGGCGATCATCTGCTATGATTCAGATTCAGCAGGAATTGCCGCAGCCGAGAGGGGCCTGGAGGTTTTAAAACAGCAGGATTGTATCGTAAAAGTAGCCCGTATGCCGGATGGTATGGATCCCGATGATTATATCCGAAAGCGTGGAGGGAATGCCTTCCATACGGAAGTACTGGCGCAGGCCCAGCCTTACACTGCATTTAAGTTGGACTCCCTCCGGAGAGAATATGACTTAAAGGATGAAGAGCAACGAATACGGTATCTGACCCAGGCGGTTACCATCATTTCAGAACTCCCCTTGGCTATCGAGCGGGATCATTACCTGCGTCGACTGGCAGAAGAGTTTAATATATCCTTGGAAGTCCTGAAACAGGAACAGCGAAACGTTGCGTCGAAAAAGAAGAAGGAAGCAAACAGGGATAAAGGGCGGGGGAAGTGGAATAATGGATATCAGATTGGCAAACACATGGTCGGTCAAAAACGCCGGATCCCTGCTCACGAAGAAGCGGAGAAACGTTTGCTTATTGCAATGATGAACGATCAACATGTGGCGAAAAAGGTGCAAGAGACCATCGGTCCCGATTTCAATGTTGAACTTCATGCTACGATAGCCGCCTATTTGTATGCCTACTATGCTGAAGGAAATCCGGCAGAACCAGCGCGATTTATTCATTATGTAAAGGACCATCATCTTATACAGGAAATCAGTTCCCTAATTATGCAGGATCGTCCTGAACAAATACTGGAAGAAGAAATCGCGGATTATATGAAATTGATCCGTTACTATCCTCTTAATCGTGAAATGGAAAACGTACAAAAGCAAGTGGAACAGACCGAACGGTCCGGAGATGCTTTGAAGGCGGCCCAGATGGGAATGGAGTATATCCAACGTCTTCGGGAAGCGAAAAAAGGAAAATGA